One window from the genome of Faecalibacterium sp. HTF-F encodes:
- a CDS encoding helix-turn-helix domain-containing protein, whose protein sequence is MFGELLCELRKDRGMTQAELARLLSLSPLTVSSYECGRSTPDDATKVKIAKIFNVSLDYPLGLIREPLPYERDAHIIYCVPEFTPEEIQKVQEYTEFLQYRKENNKK, encoded by the coding sequence GTGTTTGGCGAATTGTTGTGTGAATTGAGAAAAGACCGTGGAATGACTCAGGCAGAGCTTGCAAGATTGCTCTCGCTTTCTCCACTGACGGTTTCTTCTTATGAGTGCGGGCGCAGTACGCCAGACGATGCGACAAAAGTGAAAATTGCAAAAATCTTCAATGTTTCGCTGGATTATCCACTTGGACTGATTCGGGAACCATTGCCGTATGAGAGAGATGCTCACATCATTTATTGCGTGCCGGAATTTACACCAGAAGAAATTCAAAAAGTACAAGAATACACGGAATTTCTACAGTATCGCAAGGAAAACAATAAAAAATAA